In the genome of Candidatus Ruthia magnifica str. Cm (Calyptogena magnifica), one region contains:
- a CDS encoding aspartate aminotransferase family protein: MSYLMSNYMPLKVTFVKGRGCYLTDDKGRQYLDALCGVGVVGLGHCHQDITKAIQTQAANLLHTSNWYHIQHQEDLAEKLCQLSNMDAAFFANSGAEANEVAIKITRLHAHSQHINNPTILTFNQSFHGRTMATLSATGNSKIQTGFEPLVSGFIHIDFNNINAIKVHENNNNIVAIMLEPIQGEGGIIIPDEHYLNQVQEICFNNNWLLILDEVQTGIGRTGKLFAHFYNNITPDLLTLAKGLGNGVPIGACLTKGKASKLLTPGTHGSTFGGNPLVCKTALTVLDVIEKDNILDNVLMMGEYITSSFKNKLKDSDKVLEIRSKGLMIAIELNQDCSTLLQKALDNQLLINITGQSIRLLPPLIIDKSDADILIKKVSDLVNAL, from the coding sequence ATGTCATATTTAATGTCAAACTATATGCCGCTTAAAGTTACCTTCGTCAAAGGTAGGGGCTGCTATCTAACAGATGACAAAGGCAGGCAATATCTAGATGCACTTTGTGGTGTTGGTGTTGTTGGCCTTGGGCATTGCCATCAAGACATTACAAAAGCCATTCAAACACAGGCTGCGAATTTACTACATACCAGCAATTGGTACCATATTCAACACCAAGAAGACTTAGCTGAAAAGTTATGTCAATTGTCTAATATGGATGCCGCTTTTTTTGCTAACTCTGGTGCTGAAGCCAATGAAGTAGCCATTAAAATTACACGGTTACATGCTCACTCCCAACACATTAACAACCCAACCATACTTACATTTAATCAAAGCTTTCATGGACGCACCATGGCAACACTTTCAGCCACTGGAAATTCTAAAATACAAACAGGTTTTGAACCATTAGTTAGCGGGTTTATTCACATTGACTTTAATAACATTAACGCTATTAAAGTCCATGAAAACAATAACAACATTGTTGCAATTATGCTTGAGCCTATCCAAGGCGAGGGTGGTATTATTATTCCAGACGAGCATTACTTAAACCAAGTTCAAGAAATTTGCTTTAATAACAATTGGTTGTTAATTCTTGACGAAGTACAAACAGGCATAGGTCGTACTGGCAAGCTATTTGCACATTTTTATAATAACATAACACCAGATTTACTCACTTTAGCAAAAGGGCTTGGCAATGGTGTACCAATCGGCGCTTGTCTTACAAAAGGTAAGGCCTCAAAATTACTCACACCTGGTACACATGGCTCTACTTTTGGTGGCAACCCATTGGTTTGCAAAACAGCACTAACCGTATTAGATGTTATTGAAAAAGACAATATTTTAGATAATGTTTTAATGATGGGTGAATATATCACATCAAGCTTTAAAAACAAACTTAAAGATTCAGACAAAGTGCTTGAAATCCGCTCAAAAGGCCTAATGATTGCCATTGAACTAAACCAAGACTGTTCTACGCTTTTACAAAAAGCACTAGACAATCAACTCTTAATTAACATCACCGGGCAATCAATACGCTTACTGCCACCCTTAATTATTGACAAATCTGACGCTGATATTCTTATTAAAAAAGTTAGTGATTTGGTCAATGCTTTATAA
- the hpf gene encoding ribosome hibernation-promoting factor, HPF/YfiA family, producing MQLNISGHHLDITEAIKQYSLAKLFKIKHHFNQVININMILGVEKDVQKAEAIIHVSGADLFAKAESSDMYNSIDQMVNKLDAQIRKYKEKLNYHRKN from the coding sequence ATGCAGTTAAATATTTCTGGCCATCATCTTGATATTACCGAAGCAATTAAACAATATTCACTTGCAAAATTATTCAAAATAAAGCATCATTTTAATCAAGTAATTAATATTAATATGATTTTAGGGGTTGAAAAAGATGTACAAAAAGCCGAGGCAATAATCCATGTTAGTGGTGCAGATTTATTTGCAAAAGCAGAAAGTAGCGATATGTACAATTCTATTGATCAAATGGTTAATAAGCTAGATGCTCAAATTAGAAAATATAAAGAAAAATTAAACTATCATAGAAAAAATTAA
- the mgtE gene encoding magnesium transporter — translation MSEVENTSFKNCLRRLMTSLEDLEYEEATSQLAALYPAEIARLLESVPPKGRTQLWLNIDSETQGDILKYLNENVQSKLLSEMNVDGIVKATEGLDMDDLADIVPVLPESALHNLLLRLDYKHKNHLKQVLYYPENSAGGLMNIDIITVRSDVTVRTVIRYLRLLKEMPIDTDQVFVVDRTYQYLGSIYISTLLTNEAEQNIDSLINKNLRPILATTNDNEVASLFEKRNLISAPVVDENNQLIGRITIDDVVDVIRDEAEHSVMSMAGLNEEEDVFAPVMQSTKRRSIWLGVNLITVFIAVFFIGLFEATLQAKIALAILMPVVASMGGIAGTQTLILVTRGIAMGRVTTSNLKVLMNKEVAIGFFNGIVWSLVISVATYVWFADLMLSLVIALAVIVNLIFAAFSGAFLPLLLIKFKIDPALAGGVILTTITDVIGFVAFLGLAALVI, via the coding sequence ATGTCAGAAGTTGAAAACACTTCTTTTAAAAATTGCCTTCGAAGATTAATGACATCTTTAGAGGACTTGGAGTATGAAGAAGCCACTTCCCAACTTGCAGCTTTATATCCAGCTGAAATTGCTCGTCTATTAGAAAGTGTACCACCTAAAGGTAGAACTCAACTTTGGTTGAATATTGACTCTGAAACCCAAGGTGATATTCTTAAATATTTAAATGAAAATGTCCAATCTAAATTGTTAAGTGAAATGAATGTTGACGGTATTGTAAAAGCCACAGAAGGCTTAGATATGGATGATTTGGCTGATATTGTTCCTGTATTGCCTGAATCTGCATTACACAATTTGTTATTAAGGTTGGATTATAAACATAAAAACCATTTAAAACAAGTCCTGTATTATCCTGAGAATTCTGCTGGCGGTTTGATGAATATTGATATTATTACTGTTCGTAGTGATGTGACAGTGCGCACAGTTATTCGTTACTTGCGCTTGTTAAAAGAAATGCCAATTGATACTGATCAGGTGTTTGTGGTTGATAGAACTTATCAATATTTGGGCTCTATTTATATTTCTACTTTGTTAACCAACGAGGCTGAGCAAAATATTGACTCACTTATTAATAAGAATTTAAGACCCATTTTAGCCACTACTAATGATAATGAAGTTGCTAGCCTTTTTGAAAAACGAAATTTAATATCCGCCCCTGTAGTTGATGAAAATAATCAACTAATTGGTCGTATTACTATTGATGATGTGGTTGATGTTATTCGTGATGAAGCTGAACATTCAGTGATGTCAATGGCAGGCTTGAATGAAGAGGAAGATGTATTTGCACCTGTTATGCAAAGCACTAAGCGTCGTAGTATCTGGCTTGGTGTTAATTTGATTACAGTCTTTATTGCTGTATTTTTTATTGGTCTTTTTGAAGCCACTTTACAAGCAAAAATTGCACTAGCAATTTTGATGCCAGTCGTAGCTTCAATGGGTGGTATTGCTGGTACTCAAACACTTATTTTGGTAACACGTGGTATTGCAATGGGCAGAGTAACAACATCTAATCTTAAAGTATTAATGAATAAAGAAGTGGCAATCGGCTTTTTTAATGGTATTGTCTGGTCTTTGGTTATTAGTGTGGCAACTTATGTTTGGTTTGCAGATTTGATGTTAAGTTTAGTGATTGCATTGGCGGTTATTGTTAATTTAATTTTTGCTGCTTTTTCAGGCGCATTTTTACCCCTATTATTAATTAAATTCAAAATTGACCCCGCACTTGCTGGTGGTGTTATTTTGACGACAATTACTGATGTGATTGGTTTTGTGGCTTTTTTAGGATTGGCAGCGTTGGTTATTTAG
- a CDS encoding phosphomannomutase/phosphoglucomutase — translation MSISQSIFKAYDIRGIVKQDLSPKNVNLIGLAIGSESIAKGERNVVVGRDGRLSGVDLMQALKVGLQESGCHIVDIGMVPTPLVYFATYTKISTSGVMITGSHNSPEYNGFKIIIAGETLSSERIQALYQRIQISNFSSGHGTSIKMDIEQDYIERITRDVKLDRSLSIIVDAGNGIAGNIAPKLFEQLGAKVTKLFCLVDGNFPNHHPDPSKLHNLEDIIKKVKSTGADMGFAFDGDGDRLGLIDNKGNVIWADRQMMLYSRDILKRNQGAKIVFDVKCSSLLPKDIVQHGGKAIMSRTGHSFIKAKLKEINAALGGEMSGHIFFKERWYGFDDALYTGSRLLEILSKTEKTCTEVFAELPDNINTPEINIHFDEQGQQFDAMNKLAKNIDFPNAKITTIDGVRIDYKNSWGLVRPSNTTPCLVLRFEADDEKILKKIQEKFKAWLKNNDILIDF, via the coding sequence ATGAGTATTTCGCAGTCAATATTTAAAGCTTACGATATTCGTGGTATTGTTAAGCAAGATTTATCCCCTAAAAATGTCAACCTCATCGGTTTAGCAATTGGTAGTGAATCTATTGCCAAAGGTGAGCGTAATGTTGTTGTTGGTCGTGATGGTCGTCTAAGTGGCGTAGATTTAATGCAAGCTTTAAAAGTTGGTCTTCAAGAAAGTGGTTGTCATATTGTGGATATTGGCATGGTACCAACGCCTTTGGTATATTTTGCAACGTATACTAAAATCAGTACTTCAGGTGTGATGATTACAGGCTCACACAATTCTCCAGAATATAATGGCTTTAAAATCATAATTGCAGGCGAGACACTTTCTAGTGAACGTATTCAAGCGCTTTATCAGCGTATTCAGATTAGTAATTTTTCCTCAGGTCACGGCACTTCAATTAAGATGGACATTGAACAAGATTATATTGAGCGTATCACACGTGATGTTAAATTAGATAGGTCACTTAGTATTATTGTTGATGCAGGCAATGGTATTGCAGGAAATATTGCACCAAAACTATTTGAGCAGCTAGGCGCTAAAGTAACAAAATTATTTTGCTTAGTTGATGGCAATTTCCCTAACCATCACCCTGACCCCTCTAAGCTTCATAATCTTGAAGATATTATCAAAAAAGTTAAAAGCACAGGTGCAGATATGGGTTTTGCCTTTGATGGCGATGGCGACCGACTAGGTCTAATTGACAACAAAGGTAACGTAATTTGGGCTGATAGACAAATGATGCTATATTCAAGAGACATTCTCAAACGCAATCAAGGCGCTAAAATTGTCTTTGATGTTAAATGCTCATCACTACTACCAAAAGACATTGTTCAACATGGTGGCAAAGCAATTATGTCACGCACAGGGCATAGTTTCATTAAAGCTAAATTAAAAGAAATTAACGCAGCACTTGGCGGCGAAATGAGTGGGCATATATTTTTTAAAGAGCGCTGGTATGGGTTTGATGATGCTTTATATACAGGATCACGCCTACTAGAAATCTTATCAAAAACTGAAAAAACTTGTACCGAAGTATTTGCCGAATTACCCGATAATATCAATACACCAGAGATTAACATTCACTTTGACGAACAAGGTCAACAATTTGATGCAATGAATAAATTGGCTAAAAATATTGATTTCCCAAACGCAAAAATCACTACCATTGATGGTGTACGCATAGATTATAAAAATAGCTGGGGGCTAGTCCGCCCTTCTAACACCACGCCATGTTTGGTGTTGCGCTTTGAAGCAGATGATGAAAAAATCTTAAAAAAAATTCAAGAAAAATTCAAAGCATGGTTAAAGAATAATGATATTCTTATTGACTTTTAA
- a CDS encoding SoxR reducing system RseC family protein: protein MKEQFEVIEIDNEIMTLKVNQTGGCHSCEASSGCGTGILANYFNQYSVFNKPYQNGVSVGDFVTLEISSSELFLRAFMLYIAPILTLFLGAAIGMAFFPQQEFWHILFSGIGLIVMLFSCRWFFK, encoded by the coding sequence GTGAAAGAACAGTTCGAAGTTATTGAGATTGATAATGAAATAATGACACTTAAAGTTAATCAAACAGGTGGTTGTCATAGTTGTGAAGCGAGTAGTGGCTGTGGTACAGGTATATTGGCTAATTATTTTAATCAGTATTCTGTTTTTAACAAGCCATACCAAAATGGTGTATCAGTGGGTGATTTTGTAACATTAGAAATTTCCTCAAGTGAATTATTTTTGCGTGCATTTATGCTTTATATTGCTCCGATATTGACCTTATTTTTAGGCGCTGCTATTGGTATGGCGTTTTTTCCTCAACAAGAGTTCTGGCATATTTTATTTTCAGGTATTGGCCTTATTGTAATGTTATTTAGTTGTCGATGGTTTTTCAAGTAG
- the aceE gene encoding pyruvate dehydrogenase (acetyl-transferring), homodimeric type: protein MPGQDIDPLETQEWLEAFKSVARVEGDDRAKFLLNQLMDMAHHEGMDLPTGVNTSYLNSISKEKEVATDINADIEERISAIIRWNAMVMVVKANQLPYDLGGHIASFASSATLYEVGFNHFYRGPDAEQGADLIFFQGHISPGIYSRAYLEGRLTEAQMLKFRQEVGKEGLSSYPHPWLMPDFWQFPTVSMGLGPIMAIYQARFMKYLHHREIKQTNKRTVWAYLGDGETDEPESLGAISMAGREKLDNLIFVINCNLQRLDGPVRGNGKIIQELEGMFRGAGWNVIKVIWGGKWDALFAKDTQGLLKKRMEEVVDGEYQAYKAKDGAYVRKHFFGKYPELLAMVEHMSDDEIYHLNRGGHDPYKVFQAYHAAKACHDKPTVILAKTVKGYGMGEAGEGQNTTHSQKKLGLKQVEIFAKRFDVPVTEEDVKALNFYKPAPDSEEMVYMRARREKLGGSLPVRAFDLEQIKIPELSVFETLLKSSNNRKMSTTMALNRVMTLLVRDKQLGPKIVPIIPDEARTFGMEGLFRQLGIYSASGQLYQPEDSDKVMWYKEDKKGQVLQEGINEAGAISNWIAAATAYATHNTTMIPFYIYYSKFGFQRVGDLAWAAGDMQAKGFLIGGIAGRTTLNGEGLQHQDGDSQLVANTIPNCVSYDPTYSYELTVIIRSGLYRMYEKHENIFYYITTMNELYTHPEMPKNTEEGIIKGMYKLSVIGKSTTQVQLMGSGTILREVEKAAQMLADDWNVKSSIWSVTSFNELTREAQAIDRVNRFNTTSIAQVPYITKCLENAKGPVIVATDYMRNFAEQVRKYVPNRYEVLGTDGFGRSDSRAALREFFEVDARYVTIATLKSLVDEGEIEISIVAKAIEKYKLNINKPNPMTV from the coding sequence ATGCCAGGTCAAGACATCGATCCTTTAGAAACCCAAGAATGGTTAGAAGCTTTTAAATCTGTTGCTCGTGTTGAAGGCGATGATCGTGCTAAGTTTTTATTAAATCAATTAATGGACATGGCACATCATGAAGGTATGGATTTACCAACGGGTGTTAATACCTCCTATCTCAACAGTATTTCCAAAGAAAAAGAAGTAGCAACAGACATTAATGCAGACATTGAAGAGAGAATTTCAGCCATTATCCGTTGGAATGCAATGGTAATGGTTGTGAAGGCTAATCAATTACCATATGATTTAGGTGGACATATTGCTTCATTTGCATCAAGTGCAACTTTGTACGAAGTTGGTTTTAACCATTTTTATCGTGGTCCTGACGCTGAGCAAGGTGCAGATTTGATTTTCTTTCAAGGGCATATTTCACCAGGTATTTATTCTCGTGCTTATTTAGAAGGTCGCTTGACTGAAGCACAAATGTTGAAGTTCCGTCAAGAGGTTGGAAAGGAGGGATTATCTTCTTATCCACACCCATGGCTAATGCCAGATTTTTGGCAGTTTCCAACAGTGTCAATGGGTTTAGGGCCAATTATGGCAATTTATCAAGCGCGGTTTATGAAATATCTTCATCATCGTGAAATTAAACAAACTAACAAGCGCACTGTTTGGGCATATTTAGGCGATGGAGAAACTGATGAGCCAGAATCATTAGGCGCTATTTCAATGGCAGGCCGTGAAAAGTTAGATAATCTTATTTTTGTTATTAATTGTAATCTTCAGCGTCTTGATGGGCCTGTGCGTGGTAATGGTAAAATCATTCAAGAGTTGGAGGGTATGTTTCGTGGTGCAGGTTGGAATGTGATTAAGGTTATTTGGGGTGGCAAGTGGGATGCATTATTTGCTAAAGATACTCAAGGGCTTTTAAAAAAACGCATGGAAGAAGTTGTGGATGGTGAATATCAGGCTTACAAAGCCAAAGATGGTGCCTATGTACGTAAGCATTTTTTTGGTAAGTATCCTGAATTATTAGCCATGGTTGAGCACATGAGTGATGATGAAATTTATCATCTTAATCGTGGTGGTCATGATCCTTATAAGGTATTCCAAGCTTATCATGCAGCTAAAGCATGTCATGATAAGCCAACAGTTATTTTAGCTAAAACTGTTAAAGGTTATGGCATGGGTGAAGCAGGAGAAGGTCAAAATACGACACACTCTCAGAAAAAATTAGGACTTAAACAAGTTGAAATTTTTGCCAAACGTTTTGATGTGCCAGTTACTGAAGAAGATGTTAAAGCTTTAAATTTTTACAAGCCAGCACCTGATAGTGAAGAAATGGTTTATATGCGAGCTAGACGTGAAAAACTGGGCGGCTCATTACCAGTACGTGCATTTGACTTAGAACAAATAAAAATACCTGAATTGAGTGTGTTTGAAACACTACTCAAATCCAGTAACAATCGTAAAATGTCAACTACAATGGCACTTAATCGAGTGATGACGTTACTAGTTCGAGATAAGCAATTAGGTCCTAAGATTGTACCGATCATTCCTGATGAAGCGCGTACTTTTGGTATGGAAGGCTTGTTTAGACAATTGGGTATTTATTCTGCTTCTGGACAACTTTATCAGCCTGAAGATTCAGACAAGGTTATGTGGTACAAGGAGGATAAAAAAGGTCAAGTTTTGCAGGAAGGTATTAATGAAGCTGGTGCAATTTCTAATTGGATTGCTGCAGCTACAGCTTATGCAACACATAACACCACCATGATTCCGTTTTATATTTATTACTCAAAATTTGGTTTTCAACGTGTTGGAGATTTGGCTTGGGCAGCAGGGGACATGCAAGCTAAAGGCTTTTTAATTGGTGGTATAGCAGGGCGTACAACGCTTAATGGTGAAGGTTTGCAGCATCAAGATGGTGATTCTCAATTGGTGGCAAATACAATTCCAAATTGTGTTTCTTATGACCCAACTTATAGCTACGAATTAACGGTCATTATTCGTTCTGGACTTTATAGAATGTATGAAAAACATGAAAATATTTTTTATTACATCACCACAATGAATGAATTATACACACACCCAGAAATGCCAAAAAATACTGAAGAAGGTATTATTAAAGGCATGTATAAACTAAGTGTCATTGGTAAGAGTACTACACAAGTACAGTTAATGGGCTCTGGAACCATTTTAAGAGAAGTGGAAAAAGCCGCACAGATGTTAGCTGATGATTGGAATGTGAAATCCAGTATTTGGTCGGTGACAAGTTTTAACGAATTAACACGTGAAGCACAAGCTATTGATAGAGTGAATCGTTTTAATACAACCAGTATTGCACAAGTGCCTTATATTACAAAATGTTTAGAAAATGCCAAAGGCCCAGTCATTGTAGCAACTGATTACATGCGTAATTTTGCTGAGCAAGTGCGTAAGTATGTACCTAATCGATATGAAGTATTAGGTACAGATGGTTTTGGACGCTCTGATTCAAGAGCCGCACTTAGAGAATTCTTTGAGGTTGATGCTAGATATGTAACGATAGCAACATTAAAATCACTTGTAGATGAAGGTGAAATTGAAATCTCAATTGTCGCAAAAGCGATTGAAAAATATAAGCTCAATATCAATAAGCCCAATCCAATGACGGTATAA
- a CDS encoding SlyX family protein produces MQLSGIILVLIGFGVYEYSGKVLWIKNNRIRKKLVHFEHAIETLNNVAFRQTKKIDELEEILKHLSIKIRQSNNTQESRHKQPNNQTPHLTTYQLFEQWLLPIYDST; encoded by the coding sequence GTGCAATTAAGCGGTATTATTCTTGTATTGATTGGTTTTGGTGTTTATGAATATAGCGGGAAAGTGCTGTGGATAAAAAATAATAGAATTAGAAAAAAACTAGTTCACTTTGAACATGCTATTGAGACGTTAAACAATGTGGCATTTCGTCAAACTAAAAAAATTGATGAATTGGAAGAAATACTTAAACATTTATCCATAAAAATTAGACAATCTAACAATACTCAAGAGAGTCGTCATAAACAACCAAACAACCAGACGCCGCATTTGACAACTTACCAATTATTTGAACAATGGTTGCTACCTATTTACGATTCAACATAG
- the pnp gene encoding polyribonucleotide nucleotidyltransferase, with protein sequence MGINTKSFVMGKHTITLETGRIARQAHGAVLVSMDDTQVLVTVVGSKKMHPGQDFFPLSVDYIEKTYAAGKIPGGFLKREARPSEKETLTSRLIDRPIRPLFPNGFMNEVQVLITVISANSEVDPDIISMLGVSAALSISGIPFNGPIGSARVGYSNGKYTLNPTYTELVDSDLDMVVAGTDKAILMVESEASELSEKIILDAIIYAHEQYQVAITNIAEFVTQVGVQKWDWEAPATNEVLLSNIKSQFGKQINEAYKIKEKLNRHVKVGEIKTAAIEALVNEDKNGNSIDEVSKYFNKVEKSTVRERILNNDPRIDGRDNETVRELKIETGVLENTHGSALFTRGETQALVVTTLGSKREAQLIEKLESSERQNDYFLLHYNFPPYCVGEIGRVGTTKRREIGHGRLVRRGIAACLPSIEEFPYTVRVVSEITESNGSSSMASICGASLSLMDAGVPIKAPVAGIAMGLVKEGDRFTILTDILGDEDHLGDMDFKVAGTSRGINALQMDIKIQGITREIMEIALKQAKEARLNILGQMNQVICEPNTSNKNTPKTAVIKIQTDKIRDLIGKGGETIKGIISTSSASVDVDDNGNVNIFSNDQKSFDTAMQMVKDVTTTPKIGKVYTGKVVKIVDFGAFINIKPNQDGLLHISEIAHERVDKVENHLKEGDEIDVKVLSLDRGRIKLSRKVLLEK encoded by the coding sequence ATGGGTATTAACACAAAAAGCTTTGTCATGGGCAAGCACACAATTACATTAGAAACAGGTCGTATTGCCAGGCAAGCACATGGTGCAGTATTAGTAAGCATGGATGACACGCAAGTATTGGTAACAGTTGTTGGTTCTAAAAAAATGCATCCTGGGCAAGATTTTTTTCCGTTATCTGTTGATTATATTGAAAAAACTTACGCAGCTGGCAAAATTCCTGGCGGTTTCTTAAAACGTGAAGCAAGACCTAGCGAGAAAGAAACACTAACTTCTAGACTGATTGACCGTCCCATTCGCCCCCTGTTTCCAAACGGTTTCATGAACGAAGTACAAGTACTTATTACAGTTATTTCTGCAAACTCAGAGGTTGATCCAGATATTATTTCAATGTTAGGTGTATCTGCCGCGCTAAGCATTTCTGGCATTCCGTTTAACGGGCCAATTGGTAGTGCTCGTGTTGGTTATTCTAATGGAAAATACACCCTTAACCCAACTTATACTGAACTGGTTGATTCAGATTTAGATATGGTGGTTGCAGGCACTGATAAGGCGATATTAATGGTTGAATCAGAAGCGAGCGAGCTTTCTGAAAAGATTATACTAGATGCGATTATATACGCACATGAACAATACCAAGTTGCCATTACCAATATTGCTGAGTTTGTCACACAAGTTGGTGTACAAAAATGGGATTGGGAAGCACCTGCTACTAACGAAGTCTTGTTAAGCAATATCAAATCACAATTTGGTAAGCAGATTAACGAAGCCTACAAAATTAAAGAAAAACTTAACCGTCATGTCAAAGTCGGTGAAATAAAAACAGCTGCAATTGAAGCGTTAGTAAATGAAGATAAAAATGGAAATTCTATTGATGAAGTCAGCAAATACTTTAATAAAGTTGAGAAATCAACTGTACGTGAGCGTATCTTAAATAACGATCCACGTATCGATGGTCGTGATAATGAAACCGTTCGCGAGTTAAAAATAGAAACAGGCGTTTTAGAAAATACACATGGTTCTGCTTTGTTTACTCGTGGTGAAACGCAAGCTTTAGTGGTAACCACACTAGGTTCTAAACGTGAAGCTCAGTTAATTGAAAAATTAGAATCTTCTGAACGTCAAAATGATTACTTTTTATTGCATTACAACTTCCCACCATACTGCGTGGGTGAAATTGGTCGTGTAGGCACCACCAAACGTCGTGAAATTGGCCATGGTCGTTTAGTGCGCCGTGGTATTGCTGCTTGTTTACCTTCAATTGAAGAATTTCCATATACAGTTCGTGTGGTATCAGAAATTACTGAATCTAATGGTTCTAGCTCTATGGCCAGTATTTGTGGTGCGTCATTATCATTAATGGATGCAGGCGTTCCAATCAAAGCACCAGTTGCTGGTATTGCTATGGGTTTGGTTAAAGAAGGTGATAGATTTACCATATTGACTGACATTTTAGGCGATGAGGATCACTTAGGTGATATGGACTTTAAAGTAGCTGGTACATCACGTGGTATAAATGCATTACAAATGGACATTAAAATCCAAGGCATCACTCGTGAAATTATGGAGATTGCTTTAAAACAAGCCAAAGAAGCAAGATTGAATATTTTAGGGCAAATGAATCAAGTCATTTGCGAACCTAACACGTCAAACAAAAATACACCTAAAACTGCCGTTATTAAAATTCAAACTGATAAAATCCGTGATTTAATTGGCAAAGGCGGAGAAACCATTAAAGGTATCATTTCAACTTCTAGTGCTAGTGTTGATGTGGATGATAATGGTAATGTTAATATTTTTTCCAATGACCAAAAATCTTTTGACACAGCCATGCAAATGGTAAAAGATGTGACTACCACACCTAAGATAGGTAAAGTTTACACTGGCAAGGTTGTTAAAATTGTTGATTTTGGTGCTTTTATTAATATTAAACCTAATCAAGATGGCTTGTTACATATCTCTGAAATTGCCCATGAACGCGTTGATAAAGTAGAAAATCACCTTAAAGAAGGTGATGAAATTGACGTTAAAGTCTTAAGTTTAGACAGAGGCCGTATTAAATTATCTCGTAAAGTATTATTAGAAAAGTAA